In Macadamia integrifolia cultivar HAES 741 chromosome 12, SCU_Mint_v3, whole genome shotgun sequence, the following are encoded in one genomic region:
- the LOC122058372 gene encoding uncharacterized proline-rich protein-like, translating to MDPPPSPPSPPPPPPPPPPPPPPPPPEVPLFPPGPEVPLLPPGPEVPLLPPGPPPPPPPAPAPADGGLLGSCLWFLCCCGLFTSCCPPLFEPGPPPPM from the exons ATGGatccaccaccatcaccaccatcaccaccaccaccaccaccaccaccaccaccacctccaccacctccaccacctgaAGTACCATTGTTCCCACCAGGTCCTGAAGTACCATTGCTCCCACCAGGTCCTGAAGTACCATTGCTCCCACCAggtcctccacctccacctccaccagcaccagcaccggCAGATGGTGGTCTCTTGGGTTCATG TCTCTGGTTTCTCTGCTGCTGTGGCTTATTTACAAGTTGCTGTCCTCCGCTCTTCGAGCCTGGACCTCCACCTCCAATGTGA
- the LOC122058138 gene encoding uncharacterized protein LOC122058138: MSSETVMEPSKGMKMEATSATARIRDSASQFKRWGRKYPFLRYGLPMISLTVIGAVGLGHLLQGSKDVAKVKDDQEWEIIETRKALSRTGPVEAYKPKKISLEEELKTMQEKVDINSYEYKKIPRPNEGKSGH; this comes from the exons ATGAGCTCTGAAACGGTAATGGAACCTTCAAAGGGGATGAAAATGGAAGCTACGAGCGCTACTGCTAGAATTCGGGATTCGGCTTCACAGTTCAAAAGGTGGGGAAGAAAGTATCCATTTCTCAGATATGGGCTACCTATGATTTCACTCACCGTCATTGGGGCAGTTGGTCTTGGCCATCTCTTACAAGGCAG TAAAGATGTGGCAAAGGTGAAAGACGATCAAGAGTGGGAGATCATTGAGACCAGAAAAGCACTGTCAAGAACCGGACCCGTGGAAGCTTATAAGCCCAAGAAGATTTCACTGGAAGAGGAGCTTAAG ACTATGCAAGAGAAAGTTGACATTAACAGCTATGAGTATAAGAAAATTCCCCGGCCAAATGAAGGCAAGTCAGGACACTAG
- the LOC122058136 gene encoding exosome complex component RRP41-like isoform X2 → MAGKAATAPSTYAPSPTQKARQRIFKDVDWVRPDGRGFQQCRPAFLKTGAVNSASGSAYAEFGNTKVIVSVFGPRESKKAMLYSDVGRLNCNVSYTTFANPVRGQGSDHKEFSSMLHKALEGAIILETFPKTTVDVFALVLESGGSDLPVVISCASLALADAGIMMYDLVTSVSVSCLGKNLVIDPISEEESFQDGSLMIACLPSRNEVTQLTLTGEWSTPKIHEAYIDWLDPCLM, encoded by the exons ATGGCCGGGAAGGCTGCAACGGCTCCATCGACGTATGCGCCGTCTCCGACTCAGAAAGCAAGACAACGCATCTTCAAAGATGTCGACTGGGTTCGTCCAGATGGTCGAGGCTTTCAACAGTGCAGACCGGCCT TTTTGAAGACTGGTGCTGTAAATTCTGCTTCTGGATCTGCTTATGCTGAGTTCGGGAATACCAAGGTCATTGTCTCTGT ATTTGGTCCGAGGGAAAGTAAAAAAGCAATGCTGTACAGTGATGTGGGCAGGCTCAATTGTAATGTCAGCTATACGACTTTTGCCAATCCAGTTCGTGGGCAG GGATCAGACCACAAAGAATTTTCGTCCATGCTTCATAAAGCATTGGAGGGTGCTATAATACTGGAAACTTTCCCAAAGACAACTGTGGATGTTTTTGCATTGGTATTGGAATCTGGTGGAA GTGATCTTCCAGTCGTGATATCATGCGCAAGTCTTGCTCTTGCAGATGCAGGGATTATGATGTATGACCTGGTTACATCAGTTTCTGTG TCATGTCTTGGGAAAAATCTTGTCATCGATCCCATATCAGAAGAGGAAAGTTTTCAAGATGGAAGCCTAATGATTGCATGTTTGCCCTCTCGTAATGAGGTCACTCAGCTTACCCTCACTGGAGAATGGTCAACCCCAAAGATTCACGAG GCATATATTGACTGGTTGGATCCTTGTCTCATGTAA
- the LOC122058136 gene encoding exosome complex component RRP41-like isoform X1 yields MAGKAATAPSTYAPSPTQKARQRIFKDVDWVRPDGRGFQQCRPAFLKTGAVNSASGSAYAEFGNTKVIVSVFGPRESKKAMLYSDVGRLNCNVSYTTFANPVRGQGSDHKEFSSMLHKALEGAIILETFPKTTVDVFALVLESGGSDLPVVISCASLALADAGIMMYDLVTSVSVSCLGKNLVIDPISEEESFQDGSLMIACLPSRNEVTQLTLTGEWSTPKIHEAVELCLDACSKLGEIMRSCLKEAAPMSKE; encoded by the exons ATGGCCGGGAAGGCTGCAACGGCTCCATCGACGTATGCGCCGTCTCCGACTCAGAAAGCAAGACAACGCATCTTCAAAGATGTCGACTGGGTTCGTCCAGATGGTCGAGGCTTTCAACAGTGCAGACCGGCCT TTTTGAAGACTGGTGCTGTAAATTCTGCTTCTGGATCTGCTTATGCTGAGTTCGGGAATACCAAGGTCATTGTCTCTGT ATTTGGTCCGAGGGAAAGTAAAAAAGCAATGCTGTACAGTGATGTGGGCAGGCTCAATTGTAATGTCAGCTATACGACTTTTGCCAATCCAGTTCGTGGGCAG GGATCAGACCACAAAGAATTTTCGTCCATGCTTCATAAAGCATTGGAGGGTGCTATAATACTGGAAACTTTCCCAAAGACAACTGTGGATGTTTTTGCATTGGTATTGGAATCTGGTGGAA GTGATCTTCCAGTCGTGATATCATGCGCAAGTCTTGCTCTTGCAGATGCAGGGATTATGATGTATGACCTGGTTACATCAGTTTCTGTG TCATGTCTTGGGAAAAATCTTGTCATCGATCCCATATCAGAAGAGGAAAGTTTTCAAGATGGAAGCCTAATGATTGCATGTTTGCCCTCTCGTAATGAGGTCACTCAGCTTACCCTCACTGGAGAATGGTCAACCCCAAAGATTCACGAG GCTGTGGAGCTTTGCCTTGATGCTTGCTCAAAGCTTGGGGAGATAATGAGATCATGTTTAAAAGAAGCTGCACCTATGTCAAAGGAATAG